In Corynebacterium nuruki S6-4, the following proteins share a genomic window:
- a CDS encoding circularly permuted type 2 ATP-grasp protein, translating to MDAAQMRHRLRVAHGDLRRRGVTFRAAGGDGHVVFPVDPLPRRIGEAEWDRLAAGVRQRARALDLFLDDVYGPAEILRAGVVPRQVLERSPEFRGAGELGRRVRPGGVRVHVYGSDLVQDAVTGRWCILEDNLRMPSGMTFALEARRMTQVHFPELLAGAPAVLDPSGALEEMCMTLRCAVHACTTGVEPAEAHVAVATEGPDDSTWAEQTAVARAGGFTLLAPAEMVVDADDHGVPALWDISGHISGESRRRIDVVYLRVVESRLPDRIGDAVAAGTVAVANAPGNGVADDKAVYTFVPAMVRHYLAEEPLLDQVRTWLCADPGQLAEVIDRVGELVVKPVDGYGGSGITVGPECTASQVAARREELRAAPERFIAQELVPLSTQPVLDGGERHVDLRMFAHLRDGASGVTASVAPVGLTRVAPGGSTVVNSSRGGGAKDTWIVAR from the coding sequence ATGGATGCAGCACAGATGCGGCACCGGCTGCGCGTCGCGCACGGGGACCTCCGCCGGCGGGGTGTGACCTTCCGCGCAGCCGGCGGTGACGGGCACGTCGTCTTCCCGGTCGATCCGCTGCCGCGGAGGATCGGGGAGGCGGAGTGGGACCGGCTCGCCGCCGGGGTACGGCAGCGGGCCCGGGCGCTGGACCTGTTCCTCGACGACGTGTACGGACCGGCGGAGATCCTCCGCGCCGGGGTGGTGCCGCGGCAGGTCCTGGAGCGGTCACCGGAGTTCCGCGGCGCCGGGGAGCTGGGCCGTCGCGTCCGGCCCGGCGGGGTGCGCGTCCACGTCTACGGTTCCGATCTCGTGCAGGACGCCGTGACCGGCCGCTGGTGCATCCTGGAGGACAATCTGCGGATGCCGTCGGGGATGACCTTCGCGCTCGAGGCCCGGCGGATGACGCAGGTGCACTTCCCGGAACTGCTGGCCGGGGCGCCGGCCGTGCTCGACCCGTCCGGGGCGCTGGAGGAGATGTGCATGACCCTGCGGTGCGCGGTCCACGCCTGCACGACAGGGGTGGAACCGGCGGAGGCGCATGTCGCCGTGGCGACCGAGGGGCCGGACGACAGCACCTGGGCCGAGCAGACGGCTGTCGCCCGGGCCGGCGGTTTCACCCTGCTCGCGCCCGCGGAAATGGTGGTGGACGCCGACGACCACGGGGTGCCGGCACTGTGGGACATCAGCGGGCACATCAGCGGGGAGAGCAGGCGCCGGATCGACGTGGTGTACCTGCGCGTCGTCGAGTCCCGGCTGCCCGACCGCATCGGGGACGCCGTGGCGGCCGGCACCGTCGCCGTCGCGAACGCGCCGGGCAACGGGGTGGCCGACGACAAGGCCGTCTACACCTTCGTGCCCGCGATGGTCCGCCACTACCTGGCGGAGGAACCGCTGCTGGACCAGGTGCGCACCTGGCTGTGCGCCGACCCCGGCCAGCTCGCCGAGGTGATCGACCGGGTCGGTGAGCTGGTCGTCAAACCCGTCGACGGGTACGGCGGGTCCGGCATCACCGTCGGCCCGGAGTGCACGGCGTCCCAGGTGGCCGCGCGGCGGGAGGAACTGCGGGCGGCCCCGGAGCGGTTCATCGCCCAGGAGCTCGTGCCGCTGTCCACACAGCCGGTCCTCGACGGCGGCGAGCGGCACGTCGACCTCCGCATGTTCGCCCACCTGCGCGACGGTGCGTCCGGCGTGACGGCCTCGGTGGCGCCCGTCGGACTGACGAGGGTCGCACCCGGGGGCTCGACCGTCGTGAACTCGTCGCGCGGTGGCGGAGCGAAGGACACCTGGATCGTCGCCCGGTAG
- a CDS encoding aminopeptidase C → MPVFPTPPLTPERLAGLRETAVGDPALRLATNAVTATEVDKVTLNHAAVTALNPTTEAKLDTLGVTDQKQSGRCWMFAGLNVFRHRIAEKLNVADFEFSEAYLQFYDKLEKSNHVLRSLDALFRDGVTDPDDRTVQALLAAPAHDGGQWNYLVNLISRYGVVPKYAMPETYGSGRTPQLDKRLSTVLRRAAVALRTAAASGQDTTPLLDAALTDAHRVIATHLGLPPTEFVWQYRDKDGDFHRAGTRTPQEFAAEVLTDELTGGLDNYVSVVNDPREENPYGRAYAVRYETNVWDTPDFSYVNAGTAELKRLAKASIDAGDPVWFACDVNRQFASSLGVWDAHLYERDALYGTDTATTKAEQMRTRESMLTHGMVLTGYDDESAATTTWRVENSWGTKSHGEHTDLGAAGAMKGYGTMADSWFDDNVFQVVVHRKYLSDDRGELPGLADLDRGEITVLPIWDAMA, encoded by the coding sequence ATGCCTGTTTTTCCGACTCCCCCTCTCACCCCTGAGCGGCTGGCCGGACTGCGGGAGACCGCAGTCGGGGATCCCGCCCTGCGACTCGCCACCAACGCCGTGACCGCCACCGAGGTCGACAAGGTCACCCTCAACCACGCCGCGGTGACGGCCCTGAACCCGACGACCGAGGCGAAGCTGGACACGCTCGGCGTCACCGACCAGAAGCAGTCCGGCCGCTGCTGGATGTTCGCCGGACTGAACGTCTTCCGCCACCGCATCGCCGAGAAGCTCAACGTCGCCGACTTCGAGTTCTCCGAGGCCTACCTCCAGTTCTACGACAAGCTGGAGAAGTCGAACCACGTCCTGCGCAGTCTGGACGCCCTGTTCCGCGACGGTGTGACCGACCCTGACGACCGCACGGTGCAGGCCCTGCTCGCCGCCCCCGCCCACGACGGCGGCCAGTGGAACTACCTGGTCAACCTCATCTCCCGGTACGGCGTGGTCCCGAAGTACGCCATGCCGGAGACCTACGGCTCCGGCCGCACCCCGCAGCTCGACAAGCGGCTGTCGACCGTGCTGCGCCGTGCCGCCGTCGCACTGCGCACCGCCGCGGCGTCCGGGCAGGACACCACCCCGCTGCTCGACGCGGCCCTGACGGACGCCCACCGCGTCATCGCCACCCACCTCGGCCTGCCGCCCACGGAGTTCGTGTGGCAGTACCGCGACAAGGACGGCGACTTCCACCGGGCCGGCACCCGCACCCCGCAGGAGTTCGCCGCCGAGGTCCTCACCGACGAGCTCACCGGCGGACTGGACAACTACGTCAGCGTGGTCAACGACCCGCGCGAGGAGAACCCCTACGGCCGCGCCTACGCGGTGCGCTACGAGACGAACGTCTGGGACACCCCCGACTTCTCCTACGTCAACGCCGGCACCGCCGAACTCAAGCGGCTCGCCAAGGCCTCCATCGACGCCGGTGACCCGGTGTGGTTCGCCTGCGACGTCAACCGTCAGTTCGCCTCCTCCCTCGGGGTCTGGGACGCGCACCTCTACGAGCGGGACGCCCTCTACGGCACCGACACGGCCACCACGAAGGCCGAGCAGATGCGCACCCGTGAATCGATGCTCACCCACGGCATGGTCCTCACCGGCTACGACGACGAGAGCGCCGCGACGACCACCTGGCGGGTGGAGAACTCCTGGGGCACGAAGTCCCACGGTGAGCACACCGACCTCGGCGCCGCCGGGGCGATGAAGGGCTACGGCACCATGGCGGACTCCTGGTTCGACGACAACGTCTTCCAGGTCGTCGTCCACCGGAAGTACCTCAGCGACGACCGGGGTGAGCTGCCCGGCCTCGCCGACCTGGACCGCGGCGAGATCACGGTCCTGCCGATCTGGGACGCGATGGCCTGA
- a CDS encoding prolyl oligopeptidase family serine peptidase translates to MRHTYAPSIAPGGTAIAYILRDAGDDGTRLPRAMQATLGGTERPVRVPSEGPAVGVRYSPDGRWLAVEVSPGGTERNEIWLVSTDPDDPGATLLRDSGDAKTSLVEWDNTVLAIDAVRDDGIAEGRLLDPVTQRTVVIDRRADGKLIAAESGYALMRVGPRANRELLLIRPDGSWRPVLSPQPGSTTDGGRILPPVGEEPPVLLVRSDHGTDRSRVLRVRETDGVMRSRDLIVHREADCDEFCISEDLSTVAVLWNLSGRSALEILRLGEDQWVVSRRSVELPGMVAAGLTITDDGATLALTVESPDTAPAVHLVATRTGTVTPLGGPEPGRPDPVTAPVTAPVTVPVTAPELLHYTARDGLELSGWLYRAGDGPRPMLLHFHGGPEGQSRPEHHDVLRAVLDAGVSVFTPNVRGSAGSGRAFMHADNRYGRFAGIDDLADSAAFVVDAGIADPSRLAVSGRSYGGYLVNIAVTWFPDLFAAAVCACGMSDLETFYRDTEPWIASAAYPKYGYPIQDGELLRAVSPLHRADQVSTPVLFIHGANDTNVPPGEFVRMKAALDARGVPTDALVLDDEGHVFVKEVNRRRIAVAMVKWLRRHGVAPAPAV, encoded by the coding sequence GTGAGGCACACCTACGCACCCAGCATCGCGCCCGGCGGTACCGCCATCGCCTACATCCTGCGGGACGCCGGCGACGACGGCACACGCCTCCCCCGGGCGATGCAGGCCACCCTCGGCGGCACCGAACGGCCCGTCCGGGTACCCAGCGAAGGCCCCGCGGTCGGCGTCCGGTATTCCCCCGACGGCCGGTGGCTCGCCGTCGAAGTCTCCCCGGGCGGCACCGAACGCAACGAGATCTGGCTGGTCTCCACCGACCCCGACGACCCGGGTGCCACGCTGCTGCGCGATTCCGGGGACGCGAAGACGTCCCTGGTGGAGTGGGACAACACGGTCCTGGCCATCGACGCGGTCCGGGACGACGGGATCGCCGAAGGCAGGCTGCTGGACCCGGTGACCCAGCGGACCGTCGTCATCGACCGGCGGGCCGACGGCAAACTCATCGCCGCCGAATCCGGCTATGCGCTGATGCGGGTGGGGCCGCGCGCCAACCGGGAACTGCTGCTCATCCGCCCGGACGGATCGTGGCGTCCGGTCCTGTCCCCGCAGCCCGGGTCCACCACGGACGGCGGCAGGATCCTGCCGCCGGTCGGGGAGGAGCCGCCGGTCCTGCTGGTCCGCAGCGACCACGGCACCGACCGGAGCCGCGTCCTGCGGGTCCGCGAGACCGACGGGGTGATGCGCTCCCGGGACCTCATCGTCCACCGTGAGGCGGACTGCGACGAGTTCTGCATCAGTGAGGACCTGTCGACCGTGGCCGTGCTGTGGAACCTCTCGGGGCGCTCCGCCCTGGAGATCCTCCGGCTCGGTGAGGACCAGTGGGTCGTCTCCCGCCGGTCGGTGGAACTGCCGGGCATGGTCGCCGCGGGACTGACGATCACCGATGACGGGGCGACACTCGCGCTGACCGTGGAGAGCCCGGACACCGCTCCCGCCGTCCACCTGGTGGCGACCCGCACCGGCACCGTCACCCCGCTCGGCGGCCCGGAGCCCGGGCGCCCCGACCCTGTGACGGCGCCTGTGACAGCGCCGGTGACAGTGCCGGTGACAGCGCCGGAGCTGCTGCACTACACCGCCCGCGACGGCCTGGAACTGTCCGGCTGGCTCTACCGCGCCGGCGACGGACCGCGACCGATGCTGCTCCATTTCCACGGTGGGCCGGAGGGACAGTCCCGGCCGGAGCACCACGACGTACTGCGTGCCGTCCTGGACGCGGGCGTGTCCGTGTTCACCCCCAATGTCCGGGGTTCGGCGGGCTCCGGGCGGGCGTTCATGCACGCGGACAACCGCTACGGCCGGTTCGCGGGGATCGACGACCTGGCGGACTCGGCGGCGTTCGTCGTGGACGCCGGCATCGCCGACCCGTCGCGGCTGGCGGTCAGCGGCAGATCGTACGGCGGCTACCTGGTGAACATCGCGGTGACCTGGTTCCCGGACCTGTTCGCCGCCGCGGTGTGCGCCTGCGGGATGAGCGACCTGGAGACCTTCTACCGGGACACCGAACCGTGGATCGCCTCCGCCGCGTACCCGAAGTACGGCTACCCGATCCAGGACGGTGAACTGCTGCGGGCGGTCTCCCCGCTGCACCGCGCGGATCAGGTGAGCACCCCGGTGCTGTTCATCCACGGGGCGAACGACACGAATGTCCCGCCCGGTGAATTCGTCCGGATGAAGGCCGCGCTCGACGCCCGCGGCGTCCCGACGGACGCCCTGGTCCTCGACGATGAGGGCCACGTGTTCGTCAAGGAGGTCAACCGGCGGCGGATCGCCGTGGCCATGGTGAAGTGGCTGCGCCGGCACGGGGTCGCGCCGGCGCCTGCTGTGTGA
- a CDS encoding aminopeptidase C, whose amino-acid sequence MNITKTQQLADGLAQDAAWRTARNAATATDVETLTLDRAVLAGTDSSMSVKLDSWAAADQQRSGRCWLFAGLNSLRGDIMDTTGIKDLELSQSWLHYWDKLEKANYFLGAMAQLADRPLSDRTVQHLLDTPAEDGGQWNMFVALVRKYGVVPKYAMPETWSSSHTKSMNRDLATALRAGALRIRAEASVKDSVSAAAGVAAAHEEALAAVHRILTAHLGVPPEEFLWQYRDKDGEFHREGVRTPLQFAAEYLPDDLDDYVCVVNDPRETSPYGELFTVEYLGNVIGEDGPEPVTYLNAPVDVLKAAVVDALQDGRPVWFGCDTAAQTDRTRGVWDAHLHDYEGFYGVDLDLDKEQRVLTGESMMTHAMVITGVDLAEDGTPRRWRVENSWGDKAAEKGFWTMNDSWFGEYVFEIAVHRDRLPQQYRDALSGTPHVLPAWDPMGALA is encoded by the coding sequence ATGAACATCACAAAGACACAGCAGCTCGCCGACGGCCTCGCACAGGACGCCGCCTGGCGGACCGCCCGCAACGCCGCCACCGCCACCGACGTCGAGACCCTGACGCTGGACCGCGCGGTCCTCGCCGGCACCGACAGTTCCATGTCGGTGAAGCTGGACAGCTGGGCCGCCGCCGACCAGCAGCGCTCCGGGCGCTGCTGGCTCTTCGCCGGTCTCAACAGCCTGCGCGGCGACATCATGGACACCACCGGTATCAAGGACCTGGAACTCTCCCAGTCCTGGCTGCACTACTGGGACAAGCTGGAGAAGGCCAACTACTTCCTCGGCGCCATGGCACAGCTCGCCGACCGGCCGTTGAGCGACCGCACCGTCCAGCACCTGCTGGACACCCCCGCCGAGGACGGCGGCCAGTGGAACATGTTCGTCGCCCTGGTCCGCAAGTACGGCGTGGTGCCGAAGTACGCCATGCCGGAGACCTGGTCGTCCTCCCACACGAAGTCGATGAACCGGGACCTCGCCACCGCACTGCGCGCCGGGGCCCTGCGGATCCGGGCGGAAGCCTCGGTGAAGGATTCCGTCAGTGCCGCCGCCGGCGTCGCCGCCGCCCACGAGGAGGCCCTTGCCGCGGTCCACCGGATCCTCACCGCGCACCTCGGCGTCCCGCCGGAGGAGTTCCTCTGGCAGTACCGCGACAAGGACGGGGAGTTCCACCGCGAGGGCGTGCGCACCCCGCTGCAGTTCGCCGCGGAGTACCTGCCCGACGACCTCGACGACTACGTGTGCGTGGTCAACGACCCGCGGGAGACCTCCCCCTACGGGGAGCTGTTCACCGTCGAGTACCTCGGCAACGTCATCGGCGAGGACGGCCCGGAACCGGTCACCTACCTCAACGCCCCCGTCGACGTGCTCAAGGCCGCGGTGGTCGACGCACTGCAGGACGGCCGCCCGGTGTGGTTCGGCTGCGACACCGCCGCCCAGACCGACCGCACCCGCGGGGTGTGGGACGCGCACCTGCACGACTACGAGGGTTTCTACGGTGTGGACCTGGACCTCGACAAGGAACAGCGGGTGCTCACCGGTGAGTCGATGATGACCCACGCCATGGTCATCACCGGCGTCGACCTGGCGGAGGACGGGACGCCGCGGCGCTGGCGCGTGGAGAACTCCTGGGGCGACAAGGCCGCCGAGAAGGGGTTCTGGACGATGAACGACTCGTGGTTCGGCGAGTACGTCTTCGAGATCGCCGTGCACCGCGACCGGCTGCCGCAGCAGTACCGGGACGCCCTGTCAGGCACCCCGCACGTGCTGCCGGCCTGGGACCCGATGGGTGCGCTGGCCTGA